The following are encoded together in the Rhizobium brockwellii genome:
- a CDS encoding beta-glucosidase family protein, whose amino-acid sequence MFQPSDADIRALVDQMTVAEKVDLLSGRGLWKTASISRLDVPSIVMTDGAYGVRYSTTQIDAGDNDEDSLRAFLDLVGQQGDGSGGMFGATRPATCFPNGNLLGCSWDIDLAYRMGAALAAECQDFGVHLLLGPGINIRRTPLAGRAYEYYSEDPVISGDMAAAVICGLQDNGVGASLKHFACNNSEIERTTTSSDVDERALREIYLAGFERAIEKSAPWTVMSAYNPLNGIQAAEHHWLLRTVLRDEWGYDGLVLSDWHAIKDRGAALDAGTELDMPESKPRKARLHAAINAGDVAPEVIDAACANVLAFVRKCKSSELRGTPADFGAHHVLARDIAAESIVLLRNEGQALPLDPGGPGELLIVGDGAVTPVIQGSGSATTNPYRVDSPFVQIAARVGDSLKVRHLPFSPVAQPDVTASIAAIVEAAERADVVVVFAENEKSRHGEGNDRDTLKLAASHDALITALAATGRKLVVVLSMPDTVEMPWIGDVDAVLASFYAGQGGGEALARILFGEQNPCGKLSASMPVRMQDIPGWHTYPGEHGRHVYSEGIFVGYRFYDLKAITPAFPFGHGLSYTKFAYEDLRLDTQEITPGAGCTASLTVRNTGTVAGKEIVQLYVRPIKPGLKRPVRELKSFTKLHLAPGEAKRVTLGLAQRDFQYFDTSRSAWVLDAEAFVIEAAASSRDIRLSITLPCRSEAPALPTISANSPTALVFAHPNAEAALVRFFVSRLSISAAEAMALLAKTKGSFLGFYDTLSWYVGDSVKEADIAGVFSELNQH is encoded by the coding sequence ATGTTCCAGCCGAGCGACGCCGACATTCGAGCGCTTGTCGATCAGATGACGGTGGCCGAAAAGGTCGATCTCCTGAGCGGGCGTGGCCTGTGGAAGACGGCATCGATCAGCAGGCTCGATGTTCCTTCGATCGTCATGACCGATGGGGCCTATGGGGTGCGCTACTCGACCACCCAGATCGACGCCGGCGACAACGACGAAGACAGTCTGCGGGCGTTCCTCGATCTCGTCGGGCAACAGGGCGACGGATCGGGCGGCATGTTCGGTGCCACCCGTCCAGCCACGTGCTTTCCCAACGGCAATCTGCTCGGCTGTTCCTGGGATATTGATCTTGCCTATCGCATGGGCGCTGCACTGGCGGCCGAGTGCCAGGATTTCGGGGTTCATCTGCTTTTGGGGCCTGGCATCAACATAAGGCGCACGCCGCTGGCCGGGCGGGCCTACGAGTATTATTCCGAGGATCCTGTTATCAGCGGCGACATGGCAGCAGCCGTCATCTGCGGATTGCAGGATAACGGCGTCGGCGCCTCGCTCAAGCATTTCGCCTGCAATAATTCGGAAATCGAGCGAACCACGACCAGTTCCGATGTCGATGAGCGCGCCCTGCGCGAAATATACTTGGCAGGCTTCGAGCGGGCCATCGAAAAGAGCGCGCCGTGGACCGTGATGAGCGCCTATAATCCGCTGAACGGCATCCAGGCCGCCGAACATCATTGGCTGCTGCGAACCGTGCTGCGCGATGAATGGGGCTATGACGGGCTTGTCCTGTCAGACTGGCACGCGATCAAGGATCGTGGCGCAGCACTCGATGCCGGCACCGAACTCGACATGCCGGAAAGCAAACCCCGCAAGGCGCGTCTCCATGCGGCGATCAACGCCGGCGACGTGGCGCCCGAGGTGATCGATGCGGCTTGCGCCAATGTTCTGGCGTTCGTGCGCAAATGCAAGTCGAGCGAGCTGCGCGGCACGCCGGCGGATTTCGGGGCGCATCATGTGCTGGCGCGCGACATCGCGGCGGAATCGATCGTGCTGCTGCGCAATGAGGGCCAGGCGCTGCCGCTCGATCCCGGCGGGCCGGGTGAGCTTCTCATTGTCGGCGACGGCGCCGTCACTCCTGTTATCCAAGGCTCCGGCTCGGCCACCACCAATCCCTATCGCGTCGACAGTCCGTTCGTTCAGATTGCCGCGCGGGTAGGAGACAGTCTGAAGGTCCGGCATCTGCCCTTCTCGCCGGTCGCGCAGCCCGACGTGACGGCGTCGATCGCGGCGATCGTCGAAGCCGCGGAGCGTGCCGATGTAGTTGTCGTGTTTGCGGAAAACGAGAAGAGCCGTCACGGCGAGGGCAACGACCGCGACACACTGAAGCTCGCCGCCAGCCACGATGCACTCATCACGGCGTTGGCGGCGACAGGTCGCAAGCTCGTCGTCGTGCTCTCGATGCCAGACACGGTCGAGATGCCATGGATTGGGGATGTCGACGCCGTCCTGGCCAGTTTCTATGCCGGGCAGGGCGGTGGCGAAGCACTGGCCCGCATCCTGTTTGGCGAGCAGAACCCGTGCGGCAAGCTCTCCGCCAGCATGCCGGTTCGCATGCAGGATATTCCGGGCTGGCACACCTATCCGGGCGAGCATGGCCGGCATGTTTATAGCGAGGGCATTTTCGTCGGTTACCGGTTCTACGATCTGAAGGCGATAACGCCAGCCTTTCCGTTCGGACATGGGCTCAGCTACACCAAGTTCGCCTATGAGGATCTCAGGCTCGATACGCAGGAGATCACGCCCGGCGCCGGCTGCACCGCCTCCCTTACCGTCCGCAACACAGGTACGGTTGCCGGCAAGGAAATCGTGCAACTCTATGTCCGGCCGATTAAGCCGGGTCTCAAACGACCCGTCCGTGAGCTTAAGTCTTTCACCAAGCTTCATCTGGCGCCAGGAGAAGCGAAGAGGGTAACGCTTGGGCTGGCGCAGCGCGATTTCCAGTATTTCGACACGTCGCGTTCGGCTTGGGTTCTTGACGCTGAGGCTTTTGTAATCGAAGCAGCTGCATCCTCCAGAGACATCCGCTTGTCGATCACCTTGCCATGCAGGTCTGAGGCTCCGGCCCTGCCGACGATTTCGGCCAATTCTCCGACAGCGCTTGTCTTTGCCCACCCGAACGCCGAGGCCGCTCTCGTTCGTTTCTTCGTCAGCAGGCTTTCGATCTCCGCTGCCGAAGCCATGGCCCTTCTTGCCAAGACAAAGGGCTCCTTTCTCGGCTTCTACGACACTTTGAGCTGGTATGTCGGAGACAGCGTCAAAGAGGCGGATATTGCCGGAGTCTTTTCAGAACTAAACCAACACTAG
- a CDS encoding XdhC family protein, which yields MLRDSLQRLNAARRKRLAVVLLTDFRGEEHIFLEGDPVEPPFAALVEGAFRSGRSMAFNTIDASGFLNVYIPAPRIAVIGAVHISQYLTPMARLAGFDVRIIDPRTAFATRDRFPDVQMCTDWPVDALMADPLDCYTALVALTHDPKIDDFPLAEALHTGCFYIGALGSRKTHAARIGRLAAYGFGADALSTIHAPIGLDIGASNPAEIAVAILAQVIKALRTSSRQTMPA from the coding sequence ATGCTCCGCGACAGCCTGCAGCGTTTGAACGCCGCGCGCCGGAAGCGTCTCGCCGTCGTGCTGCTGACAGATTTTCGGGGAGAAGAGCATATCTTCCTGGAAGGGGATCCGGTCGAGCCGCCATTTGCCGCGCTCGTCGAAGGCGCCTTTCGGTCTGGCCGCTCGATGGCTTTCAACACGATAGATGCCAGCGGCTTCCTCAATGTCTACATACCTGCCCCGCGCATCGCCGTCATCGGCGCCGTCCATATCAGCCAGTATCTGACGCCGATGGCAAGGTTGGCCGGCTTCGATGTGCGCATCATCGATCCGCGCACAGCCTTTGCGACGCGTGATCGCTTTCCCGATGTGCAGATGTGCACCGATTGGCCCGTTGATGCATTGATGGCGGATCCACTCGACTGCTATACCGCCTTAGTCGCACTCACCCATGATCCCAAGATCGATGATTTTCCCCTGGCCGAGGCATTGCACACCGGCTGCTTCTATATCGGCGCGCTCGGCAGCCGAAAGACCCACGCAGCGCGGATAGGCCGCCTTGCCGCATACGGCTTCGGTGCCGATGCGCTTTCGACGATCCATGCGCCGATCGGGCTCGACATCGGCGCATCCAATCCAGCTGAGATCGCCGTAGCGATCCTTGCTCAGGTCATCAAAGCGCTTCGCACGAGCAGCCGCCAGACGATGCCTGCGTAG
- the htpG gene encoding molecular chaperone HtpG has translation MTTVEERQPEQHAFEADVSRLLHMMVHSVYSDKDVFLRELISNAADACEKLRYDSISQPQLSADGIQPGILVTLNEEALTLVVEDNGIGMSRSEMIDALGTIARSGTKAFMERLEAAKAGEKAELIGQFGVGFYSSFMVADKVDVISRRAGQEEAWKWSSDGKGSYDIVAADSVEAPTRGTRVVLHLMEDAKRYTNKWTVEKIIRDQSGHVPVPIRLVDKDAAEPSQISDGAALWTKQKSEISKQDYDDFYRGVSGQYDEPLTNVHFRAEGRHEYTTLAFVPGSQPFDLFDPDRKGRMKLYVKRVFITDDAELLPRYLRFVRGIVDTSDLPLNISREMIQESPVLTAIRKGVTSRILTALEKMADSETETFGIFWGLFGAIVKEGIYEDFERRPQLLKLARFHTTAVEGATRSLTEYVAAMKEGQSSIYYISGSNLEQLNGSPQLEGFRAKGIEVLLLTDSVDSFWPTNVPDFEGKVFKSVTQGLADLNDIAGEAGTDEQKQEASSEVAAFIDFARGALGQEVADVRVSGRLTESAVCLVASEHGPDRQLEKILQGAGRLQTASKPVLEINAQSQLVRSIASMDDHAFREDAAWLLLDEARILDGDKPANPRAFAERQARLFALAMGHGK, from the coding sequence ATGACGACAGTAGAAGAGCGGCAGCCTGAGCAACATGCATTCGAAGCCGATGTCAGTCGGCTGCTGCACATGATGGTGCATTCGGTTTATTCCGACAAAGATGTCTTCCTCCGGGAATTGATCTCGAACGCGGCGGATGCCTGCGAAAAGCTGCGTTACGACTCGATTTCCCAGCCGCAACTCTCGGCCGACGGTATACAGCCGGGAATTCTGGTGACCCTCAATGAAGAGGCGCTGACGCTTGTCGTCGAGGACAACGGCATCGGCATGAGCCGGAGCGAGATGATCGACGCGCTTGGCACGATCGCGCGCTCGGGGACAAAGGCGTTCATGGAGCGGCTTGAGGCTGCTAAGGCCGGCGAGAAGGCTGAACTGATCGGTCAATTCGGCGTCGGATTCTATTCCTCATTCATGGTGGCAGACAAGGTCGATGTGATCTCACGGCGTGCGGGTCAGGAGGAAGCCTGGAAGTGGTCGTCCGACGGCAAGGGAAGCTACGACATCGTCGCGGCCGATTCCGTCGAGGCGCCGACGAGGGGTACCCGCGTCGTTCTGCATCTCATGGAAGATGCAAAAAGATACACCAACAAGTGGACTGTCGAAAAGATCATTCGCGATCAGTCCGGCCACGTACCTGTTCCCATTCGCCTCGTCGATAAGGACGCGGCCGAGCCGTCGCAGATCTCCGATGGAGCCGCGCTCTGGACCAAGCAGAAGAGCGAAATTTCCAAACAGGATTACGACGATTTCTACCGTGGCGTTTCGGGTCAATACGATGAGCCGCTGACCAACGTGCATTTCCGCGCCGAGGGCCGGCACGAATATACGACGCTGGCCTTCGTACCCGGTTCCCAGCCTTTCGATCTGTTTGATCCGGATCGCAAGGGTCGGATGAAGCTCTACGTGAAGCGCGTCTTCATCACCGATGACGCCGAGTTACTGCCGCGTTACCTGCGGTTCGTGCGCGGTATCGTCGATACGTCCGATCTGCCGCTCAACATTTCCCGCGAGATGATCCAGGAGAGCCCGGTTCTCACCGCGATCCGTAAAGGCGTAACCAGCCGAATTCTTACCGCATTGGAGAAAATGGCCGACAGCGAAACCGAGACGTTCGGCATATTCTGGGGCCTCTTCGGGGCAATCGTCAAGGAAGGTATCTACGAAGACTTCGAGCGCCGCCCGCAATTGCTCAAGCTGGCGCGTTTCCACACAACGGCTGTCGAAGGCGCGACACGGAGCCTGACGGAATACGTGGCAGCCATGAAGGAGGGGCAGTCGTCTATCTATTACATCAGCGGCTCGAACCTGGAGCAGTTGAATGGTTCACCACAGCTCGAGGGCTTCCGGGCCAAGGGGATCGAAGTGCTGCTTTTGACCGATTCCGTAGACAGCTTCTGGCCCACCAATGTCCCTGATTTCGAGGGCAAGGTATTCAAATCGGTCACCCAGGGCCTTGCCGATTTGAATGACATCGCCGGCGAGGCAGGCACCGACGAGCAAAAACAGGAAGCCTCTTCCGAGGTTGCCGCTTTCATCGATTTCGCGCGCGGTGCTCTCGGCCAGGAGGTCGCCGATGTGCGTGTCTCCGGTCGATTGACGGAAAGTGCGGTCTGCCTGGTTGCTTCCGAGCACGGGCCTGATCGACAACTTGAGAAAATCCTCCAAGGGGCAGGGCGGCTGCAGACGGCTTCGAAGCCCGTTTTAGAAATCAACGCACAGAGCCAGCTCGTCAGAAGCATCGCATCGATGGACGATCATGCCTTTCGTGAGGATGCTGCGTGGCTCCTCCTCGATGAGGCCCGCATTCTTGATGGCGATAAGCCGGCGAACCCACGGGCATTTGCGGAGCGGCAGGCAAGATTGTTTGCCTTGGCGATGGGACACGGCAAATAA
- a CDS encoding nucleotidyltransferase family protein: MRAKPNVSIVVLAAGLATRMGSNGGHKLLAMFDGMPLVRRSALVANASTALSIIVVVGHRQDDIREVLTGLPVHIIVNPDYRAGMSSSLAAGFAAAVADGADGVLILLADMPGISTDNLNQLIDAFQVADGAPIVCAASEGMPGNPVILPRSLNDSVLRLRGDIGARDLIRTSGLQVIEVEIGTAALTDVDTAEAIVAAGGIPVEDC; this comes from the coding sequence ATGCGAGCAAAGCCGAATGTATCAATCGTCGTGCTGGCGGCTGGCTTGGCAACGCGCATGGGCTCGAATGGCGGGCACAAGCTGTTGGCCATGTTTGACGGAATGCCGCTCGTGCGTCGCTCGGCTTTGGTCGCCAACGCCAGTACCGCCCTTTCCATCATCGTCGTCGTCGGCCATCGGCAAGACGATATCCGCGAGGTTCTCACCGGCCTGCCCGTGCATATTATCGTCAATCCAGACTACCGAGCGGGCATGTCGAGTTCACTGGCGGCCGGATTTGCCGCTGCTGTAGCCGACGGCGCCGATGGTGTTCTGATCTTGCTTGCCGATATGCCAGGCATTTCTACAGACAATCTGAATCAGCTGATTGACGCGTTCCAAGTCGCGGACGGCGCGCCAATCGTTTGCGCCGCTTCTGAGGGTATGCCAGGCAATCCGGTAATCTTGCCACGGTCCCTTAACGACAGCGTTCTCCGCTTGAGGGGCGATATCGGTGCCCGCGACCTGATCAGAACATCGGGGCTGCAGGTCATTGAGGTCGAGATAGGAACCGCGGCGCTAACCGATGTCGATACCGCCGAGGCGATTGTCGCTGCCGGTGGCATTCCTGTTGAGGACTGCTAA
- a CDS encoding XdhC family protein yields the protein MTIQTNLTDPLLTAEHWMEAGRAVAIATVIETWGSAPRPVGSHLVVDGDGNFEGSVSGGCVEGSVVTAAAEVIAAGKAQMLEFGVADETAWRAGLSCGGRIRVFVERLG from the coding sequence ATGACGATCCAGACGAACCTGACTGACCCGCTGCTGACGGCCGAGCACTGGATGGAAGCGGGCCGAGCTGTTGCGATTGCGACGGTGATCGAGACGTGGGGTTCGGCGCCGCGTCCGGTTGGCAGTCATCTGGTGGTCGATGGTGATGGCAACTTCGAGGGTTCGGTTTCCGGTGGCTGCGTCGAGGGTTCGGTGGTTACCGCCGCTGCCGAGGTGATTGCCGCCGGCAAGGCGCAGATGCTCGAATTCGGCGTTGCGGACGAGACCGCCTGGCGCGCCGGGCTGTCGTGCGGCGGGCGCATCCGTGTCTTCGTCGAGAGGCTGGGTTGA